A genomic stretch from Aerococcaceae bacterium zg-1292 includes:
- a CDS encoding ABC transporter ATP-binding protein has product MTKKKLLEVKNFKQYFGSPSHPIKAVDGISFDVYEGETLGLVGESGCGKSTTGRSIIGLYDITDGDIVFDGQVISGQQTPAQRKTLASNLQMIFQDPYASLNPRMTAGEIIGEGFDIHGLYKNKAERHEHIGILLEAVGLNREHANRYAHEFSGGQRQRIGIARALALRPKFIIADEPISALDVSIQAQVVNLLKKLQKERQLTYLFIAHDLSMVKYISDRIAVMYAGKILEIGPAAEIYRNPIHPYTKSLLSAVPQPDPISESTRQRVPYVHQEPTGVVEKREVTPEHFVYADEAQFRDWVGR; this is encoded by the coding sequence TACTTTGGTTCGCCTAGTCATCCGATTAAAGCCGTCGATGGGATTAGTTTTGATGTGTACGAGGGCGAAACACTCGGTCTAGTAGGGGAATCTGGTTGCGGTAAGTCAACCACGGGACGCTCTATTATTGGTTTATATGACATTACGGATGGCGACATAGTGTTTGATGGACAAGTCATCAGTGGACAGCAAACACCCGCACAACGAAAAACATTAGCGTCGAACTTACAGATGATTTTTCAAGACCCTTATGCGTCACTAAACCCTCGGATGACTGCCGGTGAAATTATTGGCGAGGGCTTCGATATTCACGGGCTGTATAAAAATAAAGCCGAGCGCCATGAACATATTGGCATTTTACTAGAAGCTGTAGGCTTAAACCGTGAGCACGCCAACCGATACGCACATGAGTTCTCTGGTGGTCAGCGCCAACGGATTGGGATTGCTCGTGCCTTGGCATTAAGACCGAAATTCATTATTGCTGATGAACCAATATCAGCCTTAGACGTATCCATTCAAGCGCAAGTCGTTAACTTATTGAAGAAATTACAAAAAGAACGTCAATTAACTTATTTATTCATCGCACACGATTTATCGATGGTCAAATATATTAGTGACCGAATCGCGGTGATGTATGCAGGAAAAATACTAGAAATCGGCCCAGCAGCCGAAATCTATCGCAATCCAATCCATCCATATACTAAATCGCTCTTATCAGCTGTCCCGCAACCGGACCCAATCAGTGAAAGCACCCGTCAGCGAGTACCTTATGTTCATCAAGAACCGACCGGTGTGGTCGAAAAACGTGAAGTGACACCCGAACACTTTGTCTATGCAGATGAAGCGCAGTTTAGGGATTGGGTGGGGAGATAA
- a CDS encoding LPXTG cell wall anchor domain-containing protein, translating to MKKSLLVATLFASQLVAAQVSAEEAIPNENQNANTEMAAPQEKPAEAPKLDSAKRMEVLALIEKAELTDEQKGSLAVEADMAETQADLDKVVAKIKEMAAPKETPKEEKPVVKPVDSAKRVDLLKAIDASKLTDEQKGKLAQKVDAAVTEEDLNKVVAELKEMTTPKETPKAKADSAKRVDLLKAIDASKLTDEQKEELALKADKAETQEDLEKVAAEFKKMTAPKAEMKSDAELRDELLKLIDGSELTPEQKGKLAEEVSFAKDRKELDKVAEKVRKMVKPAEVKPDAKKSDAELRDELLKLIDGSNLTDEQKGKLAEEVSFAKDRAELDKVAEKVRKMVAAKPAAKKADDKKVAAKPAEKATKEAAAKKATLPNTGETTTLGALALATLSVVAGAVLVAPRFKKEN from the coding sequence ATGAAAAAATCATTATTAGTTGCAACATTATTCGCTTCTCAATTAGTAGCAGCACAAGTTTCTGCTGAAGAAGCAATACCAAACGAAAATCAAAACGCTAATACAGAAATGGCAGCACCACAAGAAAAACCAGCTGAAGCACCAAAATTGGATTCAGCTAAACGTATGGAAGTATTAGCTTTAATCGAAAAAGCTGAATTAACAGATGAACAAAAAGGTTCATTAGCAGTAGAAGCTGATATGGCTGAAACTCAAGCGGATTTAGATAAAGTTGTTGCAAAAATTAAAGAAATGGCAGCGCCAAAAGAGACTCCAAAAGAAGAAAAACCAGTTGTGAAACCAGTAGACTCAGCTAAACGTGTTGACTTATTAAAAGCAATTGATGCTTCTAAATTAACTGACGAACAAAAAGGTAAATTAGCTCAAAAAGTTGATGCTGCTGTAACAGAAGAAGATTTAAATAAAGTAGTTGCAGAATTAAAAGAAATGACAACTCCAAAAGAAACTCCAAAAGCTAAAGCTGATTCAGCTAAACGTGTTGACTTATTAAAAGCAATTGATGCTTCTAAATTAACTGACGAACAAAAAGAAGAATTAGCACTAAAAGCTGATAAAGCAGAAACACAAGAAGATTTAGAAAAAGTAGCAGCTGAATTCAAAAAAATGACTGCACCAAAAGCAGAAATGAAATCTGATGCAGAGTTACGTGATGAATTATTAAAATTAATCGATGGTTCTGAATTAACTCCTGAACAAAAAGGTAAATTAGCAGAAGAAGTAAGCTTTGCTAAAGATAGAAAAGAATTAGATAAAGTTGCTGAAAAAGTAAGAAAAATGGTAAAACCAGCAGAAGTAAAACCTGATGCTAAAAAATCTGATGCAGAATTACGTGATGAATTATTAAAATTAATTGATGGTTCTAACTTAACTGATGAACAAAAAGGTAAATTAGCAGAAGAAGTAAGCTTCGCTAAAGATAGAGCAGAATTAGATAAAGTTGCTGAAAAAGTAAGAAAAATGGTTGCAGCAAAACCAGCTGCTAAAAAAGCAGATGACAAAAAAGTAGCTGCAAAACCAGCTGAAAAAGCTACTAAAGAAGCAGCTGCTAAAAAAGCTACTTTACCAAACACTGGTGAAACTACTACTTTAGGCGCATTAGCATTAGCTACGTTATCTGTAGTTGCAGGTGCTGTATTAGTGGCTCCACGTTTCAAAAAAGAAAACTAA
- a CDS encoding transposase: protein MTLVRMKNKKTGITYVYESTSYYDKEKKQSRPKRKLIGKIDPETGEIVPTTPRTAPKKKRQTDTNTYRQKHYGVRSLFQQIANKLQLFKGLEAIFGEKGKDIFELACYLISAPNNSMMYYSDWAESNYTYRQPLTSQDISRVFQSITHDDVQRFFNWMVKTHGENEYWAYDTTSISSYSEKLKDVQYGYNKEDDRLAQLNLGLLYGQKSRLPFAYRELPGNITDVKTVNWLLDELEDIDATKVNVVMDRGFNSAKNIQGLLESGQSFILGAKTSVGYIKQLIESHAGKTHSVMNYYQAQRVYAYSHKVTDVFKASPTSYYPVTVHLYYDEERALSMNEKFNDRLLRVLRDWKKGQIKESDQAFKKCYFKVENGEKVIDEEAVNNHRQKFGWFGLLTDQELTSKEALDIYRNKDLIEKAFNDIKDRLNMRRVHVSSERSLRGKLFTQYIALIVLSYIKKQMDEHQMYKDYTLHGLLMKLDLIYCFINDKNELSISEVTTMQEELYELMGVRKPRS, encoded by the coding sequence ATGACACTTGTACGTATGAAAAACAAAAAAACTGGAATAACTTATGTTTATGAATCAACCTCTTATTATGATAAAGAAAAGAAACAATCTCGCCCTAAAAGAAAACTCATTGGAAAAATAGATCCTGAAACAGGGGAAATTGTCCCAACGACACCACGAACAGCCCCTAAGAAAAAGCGTCAAACTGACACAAACACTTACCGACAAAAGCATTATGGAGTACGCTCGCTTTTTCAACAAATAGCTAATAAATTACAATTATTTAAAGGCTTAGAAGCTATCTTTGGAGAGAAAGGGAAAGATATTTTCGAGTTAGCTTGTTACCTCATCTCAGCACCCAATAATTCAATGATGTACTATTCTGATTGGGCAGAAAGCAACTATACTTATCGACAACCATTAACGTCTCAAGATATTTCACGCGTATTCCAGTCAATTACACATGATGATGTGCAACGATTCTTTAATTGGATGGTAAAAACACACGGAGAAAATGAGTATTGGGCCTATGATACGACAAGTATCTCCAGCTACTCAGAAAAACTAAAAGATGTACAATATGGATACAATAAAGAAGATGATCGGTTAGCCCAATTGAATTTAGGGTTATTATATGGACAAAAGAGCCGCTTACCTTTTGCATACCGTGAACTACCAGGAAATATTACAGATGTAAAAACAGTCAATTGGTTATTAGATGAGTTAGAAGATATTGATGCAACGAAAGTGAATGTCGTAATGGACAGAGGATTCAACTCAGCTAAAAATATTCAAGGACTATTAGAGAGTGGACAGAGCTTTATTTTGGGGGCTAAAACAAGTGTTGGATACATCAAACAGTTAATTGAATCTCATGCAGGAAAAACACATTCTGTCATGAATTATTACCAAGCACAACGTGTGTATGCATATTCCCATAAAGTAACCGATGTGTTTAAGGCATCACCTACCAGTTATTATCCGGTGACCGTTCATTTGTATTACGATGAAGAAAGAGCGCTCAGCATGAATGAAAAATTTAATGATCGTTTGTTACGAGTGTTAAGAGATTGGAAGAAAGGACAAATAAAAGAAAGCGATCAAGCATTCAAGAAGTGTTATTTTAAAGTAGAAAATGGAGAAAAAGTAATCGACGAAGAAGCGGTAAATAACCATCGACAAAAATTTGGTTGGTTTGGACTCCTAACCGATCAAGAATTAACCAGTAAAGAGGCATTGGATATTTACCGTAACAAAGATTTGATTGAAAAAGCATTTAATGATATTAAAGATCGATTGAATATGAGACGGGTTCATGTATCAAGCGAAAGAAGTTTGAGAGGGAAATTATTTACGCAATACATCGCCTTGATTGTATTATCCTACATTAAGAAACAAATGGATGAGCATCAAATGTATAAAGATTACACCTTGCATGGTTTGTTAATGAAATTAGACTTAATCTACTGCTTTATCAATGATAAGAATGAGCTTTCTATTAGTGAGGTGACAACGATGCAAGAAGAATTGTATGAGTTGATGGGTGTAAGAAAACCAAGGTCATGA
- a CDS encoding ISL3 family transposase, with the protein MDNIKHCPFCFHSSFHSKGYYPKTYTVLLQHHQQLQIEAKIKRYKYLRCNKSFSDSLNLTPNHSRISYATIEGIMNALKKRNETFASVASNFNLSETTVRRYFDKYYHPPKVYLPTVLCLDEVFIPSLDIQSKYLTVMYDFENKKLVEVLPRRWENYLLNYFAQIPLEHRNRVEYVCIDMYKNYKIVAQQYLKKATICVDSFHVIKNLNDSLDRIRVRIMRQFHSDSTEYYLHSRTYYTKVTS; encoded by the coding sequence TTGGATAATATTAAACATTGTCCATTCTGCTTTCACTCATCCTTCCATAGTAAGGGTTATTACCCTAAAACATATACCGTCCTACTTCAACACCATCAACAATTACAAATCGAAGCGAAAATCAAACGTTATAAATATTTACGATGCAATAAATCTTTCTCTGATTCCCTTAATCTCACACCAAATCATTCTAGAATTTCTTATGCGACGATTGAAGGTATCATGAATGCTCTTAAAAAGCGTAACGAAACGTTTGCTTCTGTAGCTTCTAATTTTAACCTTTCTGAAACAACAGTCAGACGCTATTTTGATAAATATTACCATCCACCTAAAGTTTATCTACCAACGGTTCTTTGTCTCGATGAAGTATTTATCCCTTCACTAGACATTCAATCAAAGTATCTGACTGTTATGTATGACTTCGAGAATAAGAAACTCGTTGAAGTTTTACCTAGACGATGGGAAAATTACCTACTCAACTACTTTGCTCAGATTCCTTTAGAACATCGTAATAGAGTGGAATATGTCTGCATTGATATGTACAAAAACTATAAAATTGTCGCTCAACAATACCTTAAAAAAGCTACCATTTGCGTTGACTCCTTCCATGTCATCAAAAACTTAAACGATAGCTTAGATAGAATCAGAGTAAGAATAATGCGTCAATTTCATTCTGATTCTACTGAATATTACCTGCATTCCCGAACCTATTATACCAAGGTCACCTCATGA
- a CDS encoding type IV toxin-antitoxin system AbiEi family antitoxin domain-containing protein — MSKKEILLEFIKNHNGIITYKDCKALNIPTIYLTRLEKEGIIYRVEKGIFLTQNGDYDEYYFFQYRYPKAVFSYISALYLQQFTDEIPQYFDVTIPRGYRFNTPPANLNIHSVSKEYSELGITLVKTPMGNEVRVYDFERIICDFVIHREKIDTELFVKTLQHYGNYPKKNLTKLYEYASKMNTLDKVKQTLEVLV, encoded by the coding sequence ATGTCAAAAAAAGAGATACTACTTGAATTTATAAAAAACCACAATGGTATTATCACCTATAAAGATTGTAAAGCACTAAATATTCCAACAATATATTTGACAAGACTAGAAAAAGAAGGGATTATATACCGCGTCGAAAAAGGAATTTTCCTAACCCAGAATGGAGACTACGACGAATACTACTTCTTTCAGTACCGATATCCCAAGGCTGTTTTCTCTTATATCTCAGCACTTTACCTGCAACAATTTACAGATGAAATTCCTCAATATTTTGACGTAACCATTCCTAGAGGCTACCGTTTTAATACTCCTCCAGCTAATCTGAACATTCATTCCGTTTCTAAGGAATATAGTGAACTAGGAATTACTCTTGTAAAAACCCCTATGGGAAACGAGGTAAGAGTGTATGATTTCGAACGTATTATTTGTGATTTTGTGATTCATCGAGAAAAAATAGATACTGAGCTTTTTGTCAAAACACTTCAACATTACGGAAACTATCCTAAAAAAAATCTTACAAAACTCTATGAATATGCGTCAAAAATGAACACCTTGGACAAGGTCAAACAAACTCTGGAGGTCCTAGTATGA
- a CDS encoding LPXTG cell wall anchor domain-containing protein, with amino-acid sequence MKKSLLVATLCASQLVVASVSAEEAKTSEMPGTSTQMLSGTNTGEKQKVKVDETKRKELLKLIDKSKLTDKQKEDLAVEVSMAETQEDLDKVAKKFKELTEPKETTAAPTETTAAPAETTQAPAETSAAKTVEPAKRTELLKAIDAADLKEEEKGKLAEEANMAETPEALEKVAAKLKAMMVPKDTTTQMPKETTKAMVDSAKRTELLKAIDASNLKEEEKGKLAEEANMAETPEALEKVAAKLKAMMAPKDTPKAKADSAKRTELLKAIDASNLTAEQKGKLAEKATMAETQEDLDKVAAEFKAMQAPSEKPKPGMKSDAALRDELLKLIDNSNLTAEQKGKLAEEVSFAKDRTELEKVAAKVRKMIAEKPADKKPDDKKEADKKAIAKPTKKPALPNTGEKTSIVGLITAVLAIVAGALLIAPRFKKEK; translated from the coding sequence ATGAAAAAATCATTACTCGTCGCAACATTGTGTGCGTCACAATTGGTTGTAGCATCAGTTTCTGCCGAAGAAGCAAAAACTTCTGAAATGCCAGGAACATCTACACAAATGTTAAGCGGAACAAATACAGGTGAGAAACAAAAAGTAAAAGTAGATGAAACAAAACGTAAAGAATTACTAAAATTAATCGATAAATCTAAATTAACAGATAAGCAAAAAGAAGATTTAGCGGTGGAAGTAAGTATGGCTGAAACCCAAGAAGATTTGGACAAGGTTGCTAAAAAGTTCAAAGAGTTGACTGAACCTAAAGAAACAACCGCAGCGCCAACAGAAACAACGGCAGCTCCAGCTGAGACAACACAAGCTCCAGCAGAAACATCAGCAGCAAAAACGGTAGAACCAGCTAAACGTACAGAACTGTTAAAAGCGATTGATGCAGCTGATTTGAAAGAAGAAGAAAAAGGAAAATTAGCAGAAGAAGCGAATATGGCAGAAACCCCAGAAGCTTTAGAGAAAGTGGCAGCTAAGCTTAAAGCAATGATGGTGCCAAAAGATACCACAACGCAAATGCCTAAAGAAACAACTAAAGCAATGGTTGACTCAGCTAAACGTACAGAACTCCTCAAAGCAATTGATGCGTCTAATTTGAAAGAAGAGGAAAAAGGAAAATTAGCAGAAGAAGCGAATATGGCAGAAACCCCAGAAGCTTTAGAGAAAGTGGCAGCTAAACTCAAAGCGATGATGGCACCAAAAGACACACCAAAAGCTAAAGCGGACTCAGCTAAACGTACAGAACTCCTTAAAGCAATTGATGCGTCTAATTTAACAGCTGAACAAAAAGGTAAGTTAGCTGAAAAAGCAACTATGGCAGAAACACAAGAAGACTTGGACAAAGTAGCAGCTGAATTTAAAGCGATGCAAGCACCAAGTGAAAAACCAAAACCAGGTATGAAATCCGATGCAGCGTTACGCGATGAATTATTGAAACTAATTGATAACTCTAACTTAACGGCTGAACAAAAAGGTAAATTAGCTGAAGAAGTAAGTTTTGCTAAAGACAGAACAGAATTAGAAAAAGTAGCGGCTAAAGTAAGAAAAATGATTGCTGAAAAACCGGCAGATAAAAAACCAGATGACAAGAAAGAAGCCGATAAAAAAGCAATCGCAAAACCTACGAAAAAACCTGCTTTACCAAATACAGGTGAAAAAACTTCAATTGTAGGCTTAATAACTGCGGTATTAGCTATAGTGGCAGGAGCATTGTTAATTGCACCACGGTTTAAAAAAGAAAAGTAA
- a CDS encoding DUF4065 domain-containing protein: MKKYCQECGREVETKVISKHEVYKVLGEEIEISAQVLMCSECEEEFYCEELDNATLINAYNEYRKRHKLLLPSEIKEIRELYGLSQRAFAKLLNWGDKTIHRYENGSIQDKAHNSLLLFLRNPENMKDYLKNNENALGEKQSARLIEVVDKLVYERGKAVADKFFDMYMSSEPSIENGFKEFDYEKFAAMVLFFSSKSTVLLKTKLMKLLNYSDMIFYKENSVSISGLKYVHLPYGPVPEKFDVLLGKLAEDNIAHIEIEYDGKYEKHKVLPNVATDDGVLTDDEIAVLDRVYKKFANFGSVEISNYSHKETGYSSTLPGEIISYIYASDIELE, encoded by the coding sequence ATGAAAAAATATTGTCAAGAATGTGGAAGAGAAGTAGAAACAAAAGTAATTTCAAAGCATGAAGTATATAAAGTTCTCGGAGAAGAGATTGAGATTTCTGCTCAAGTACTTATGTGCTCTGAGTGCGAAGAGGAATTTTATTGTGAAGAATTAGATAACGCGACTTTAATTAACGCGTATAATGAGTATAGAAAAAGACATAAGTTGCTTCTTCCATCAGAAATAAAAGAAATTAGAGAGTTATATGGATTGAGTCAAAGAGCCTTTGCGAAACTCCTGAATTGGGGAGATAAGACAATTCATCGATATGAGAATGGCTCGATTCAAGATAAGGCGCATAATAGTTTATTGCTTTTTTTGAGAAATCCAGAGAATATGAAAGATTATTTGAAAAATAATGAAAATGCTCTTGGTGAAAAGCAAAGTGCTAGATTAATTGAGGTAGTTGATAAACTGGTTTATGAAAGAGGAAAAGCAGTTGCTGATAAATTTTTTGATATGTATATGTCTAGCGAGCCATCAATTGAGAATGGCTTTAAGGAATTTGATTATGAAAAATTTGCTGCAATGGTTTTGTTTTTCTCTAGTAAATCCACAGTGCTATTAAAGACAAAATTAATGAAGTTGTTGAATTATTCAGATATGATTTTCTATAAGGAAAATAGCGTGTCGATATCAGGATTGAAGTATGTTCATTTACCTTATGGTCCAGTTCCAGAAAAATTTGATGTGTTGTTAGGAAAATTAGCCGAGGATAATATAGCGCATATTGAAATTGAATATGATGGAAAATATGAAAAACATAAAGTGTTGCCAAATGTAGCTACAGACGATGGGGTTTTAACAGATGATGAAATAGCTGTTCTTGACCGAGTTTATAAAAAGTTTGCTAATTTTGGTTCTGTTGAAATTTCTAATTATTCGCATAAAGAAACAGGATATTCCTCGACTCTACCTGGGGAAATAATTTCGTATATTTATGCTTCGGATATTGAACTGGAATAA